CCGGGGCGGCTGGCCGACCCGGAGAAGATCGTCGAGATGGCCCGGATCCTCCTGGCGGAGAAGATCCTCGCCGGGAAGAGGGTCGTGGTGGGGGCGGGGCCCACGGCGGAGGACATCGACCCGGTCCGGTTCCTCACGAACCGGTCCAGCGGCAAGATGGGGTTCGCCATGGCGGTCGCCGCCCGGCGATTCGGCGCGGACGTGACCCTCGTCGCGGGACCGACCCGGCTGCCCGATCCCCCGTTCATGAAGACGGTCCGGGTGCGGTCCGCGAAGGAGATGATGGGGGCGGTGGGAAAGGCGGCGGCGACGGCGGACGCGGTGGTGATGGCGGCGGCGGTGGCGGACTTCCGCCCGGAGTCGGCGGCGTCGCAAAAGATCAAGAAGGAGACGTTCGACGGGCGGATCCCCCTGGTCCCCACGGAGGACATCCTCGCCTCCCTCGGGCGGTCCAGGGGGAACCGTGTGCTCGTCGGGTTCGCGGCGGAGACGAACGACCTCGCTGGCAACGCGGTCGACAAGATGCGCCGGAAGAATCTCGACGCGATCGTGGCCAACGACGTCTCCCGACCCGACATCGGGTTCGAGTCCGACAGCAACGAGGTCCGCGTCTACTTCTCCGACGGGACCGCGCTCGACCTCGCCATGGCGGCCAAGGACGCGATCGCCTCCGCCGTCTGGCGGGCGGTTTGCCGCAAGTTCCTCCCCGCATGAGCGGAACCGTTTCCCGAAGCATGCTGGCGGCGTGGCTTCGCGAGGTCGGAGTGGATTACGTGATGTTGCCCGCCCGCGGGTCCTCGTCCGGTCCGGCCGCGCGCGCGTCGCTTTCTCCCGGGGACGTGGCCGCAACGGTCGCCCCGTCCGGCGCCGCGGTGGAAACCCTCGACGACATCCGCGAGGAGCTGACCGATTGCCGCCGGTGTCCGCTCTGCGCGGGCCGCGCCACGGTCGTCTTCGGGGTGGGGAACCCCCGCGCCCGGCTGATGTTCGTCGGCGAGGGACCCGGGTCCGAGGAGGACCGCCGGGGAGAGCCGTTCGTCGGGGCCGCCGGGAAGCGGCTCGATCAGTGGATCGCGCGGATCGGTCTCCGGCGGGAGGACGTCTACATCGCCAACATCGTGAAGTGCCGCCCCCCGGGGAACCGCCCCCCGACCCCCGACGAGGCGAAGGTGTGCCTTCCGTACCTGTTGCGCCAGATTCGCGCGATTCGCCCCGAGATCGTCTGCACCCTCGGCGGCACCGCGCTGAATTTCCTGTTGGGAGTCGAGGAGAAGATCACCCGGGAGCGGGGGAAGTGGAGGGAACGGGACGGCGTCCCCGTGCTCCCCACGTATCACCCCGCCTTCATCCTGCGCAACGCCGCCCGGGAGACGGAAGTGTTCGGGGACTTCGATGCCCTCGCTTCGCGTCTCCGCCTTCCTCCCGCGAAATGACGGATTCCCTGCGCGAGGTCCGGGTCAGCCGGAAAGGCGAGGAGCGGTTGCGCTCCGGCCACCCGTGGGTGTTCGGGGACGACCTGCGCGAGGTGCCGGAGGGCCTCTCGCCGGGCCAGTGGGCCTGGGTGCGCTCGCGATCCGGGGAACCCCTCGGGACGGCGACGATCAACCTCGGGTCCCGGATCGCCCTGCGACGGGTGTCCCGTGCGGATGTCCTGCCGACGGAGGCGTTCCTCGGCGATCGGCTGCGCGAAGCGGCCGCGCGGCGCGCCGAGGCGGGGATGGGCGGGGAACGCGCCTTGCGGGTCCTCTACTCCGAGGGCGATTTCCTCCCCGGGGTGATCGCGGACCGGTACGGCGATCTCCTCTCGGTGCAGATCCTGACGGCGGGGATGGAGACCGTCCGGGATCTTCTCCTCGATGTCCTCGAGCGTCACTTCCGGCCGCGGCTGATCTATGAGCGATCCGAAGGTGGGGGACGCCGCCACGAAGGGCTGGCGGAGCGGAAGGGGACGGCCCGCGGGGAGGGGCCGACCCGGGAAGAGATCGAGACGGACGGGGTCCGGTTTTCCGTGGATGTGGCGGCGGGACCCAAGACGGGCTTCTTCCTCGACCAGCGACGGAATCGCGCCATCGTCCGCGGCCTGGCGGAGGGGAAGACGGTGCTCGACGGCTTCTGCGCCTCGGGAGGGTTCGGCCTGTACGCCCTCGCCGGGGGGGCGAAGAGCGTTCTTGGCATCGACGCCTCGCGGCCGGCCGTCGAGACCGCGCGCGCAAACGCCGCGTTGAACGGCGTTTCCGGACAGTGGGAGGGGGAGGCGGAGGATCTCTTCCAGGCGCTTCGGAACTTGAGGGACATCGGGCGGCGGTTCGACCTGGTGATCCTCGACCCGCCGTCGTTCGCCAAGTCCCGCGAGGGGAGGGAGGGGGCGCTGCGCGGATACCGGGACATCAACCGGATGGGGCTTTCGGTCCTCTCTCCCGGAGGTTTTCTCGCCACCTCGTCCTGCACGCAGTTGATCGATGGGACGCAATGGGTCGAGGCTCTCCGGGACGCGGCGGCCGACGCCGGCGCGGACCTCGAGAGGATCGCGTGGGGGGGGCAGCCGCCCGATCACCCGGTGCTCCTGTCCGTCCCCGAGACCGACTACCTGAAATTCGCCGTCTACAGGAAGCGACTGCCATGACCCGTTCCGTTCGCATCATCGTGATCTTCGCATTCGCGCTTCTCCTTTCCGTTCCGGGGATCGCCCTTCCCGCCGCCCCGGCGGGGAAGGGGGTGCTCGTGGCCACGATCGCCGCCCCGATCGGTCCCGTCACGGCGGACTACCTCGCCGCGGTCATCGGGCGGGCGGACGAAGAGGATGCGGCGCTCCTCGTGGTCGAGCTGGACACGCCGGGCGGGCTCGATTCCGCGATGCGGCAGATGGTGCAGGCGATCCTCAAGAGCCGCGTCCCCGTCGCGGTGTACGTCTCCCCGCAGGGGGCGCGGGCGGCGTCCGCGGGGGTGCTGATCACGCTGGCGGCAGACGTGGCGGCCATGGCCCCCGGGACCAATATCGGCGCGGCCCACCCGGTCAGCGTGGGGGGCGGCGCGATGGACAACACGATGTCGCGGAAGGTGGAAAACGACGCCGCGGCCTACGCGCGCTCGCTGGCCGCGGGCCGGGGGCGAAACGTCGACTGGGCGGAGAGCGCCGTGCGGCAGAGCGCCTCCCTCTCGGAAATCGACGCCCTCGACAGGAAGGTCGTCGACCTGGTCGCCGCGTCCCTTCCCGACCTGCTGGCCCGGATCGACGGGAGGGAGATCCGGAAGGGCGACGTGACGGTGACCCTCCGAACGAAGGGTGCGCCGGTGACCCGCGTGCCCATGGGCCTTCGCCATCGCGTCCTGTCCGCCCTGGCGGACCCCAACATTGCCTACATCCTGATGATGATCGGGATCTACGGGATCTATTTCGAGCTGGCCTCCCCCGGCGCGGTGTTCCCCGGAGTGGTGGGAGGGATCTCGCTGCTCCTGGCCTTCTACGCCCTGCAGACCCTCTCGGCGAACTACGCCGGCTTTCTGCTGGTCCTGCTCTCTCTCCTCCTCTTCTTCCTCGAGCTGAAGATCCAGTCGCACGGGGCGTTGGCCATCGGCGGGATCGTCGCGATGGCCCTGGGGAGCCTGATGCTCTTCCGGGGGAGCGCCGACCCGTACCTGCGCGTCTCCTGGACCGTGCTGGGCACCATGGTCGCGCTGTCGGCGGTTTTCTTCGCCGCAGTCATCTCGCTGGCCGTGCGCAGCCAGCTCCGCAAGCCGTCCACCGGTTCGGAGGGGATGGTCGGAGAGATCGGGGAGGCGGTCACGGACATCGACCGGAAGGGGAAAGTGCATGTCCACGGAGAGTTGTGGAACGCCCGGTGCGACCGGCCCGTCCGCAAGGGGGAGTCGGTGATCGTGAAAGGCCTCGACGGGATGACGCTCGTCGTCGAACCAGTCAAAGACCGCTGACCCCGGGAACGTAACGGGGCGGCACAAGGAGGGTTGAACGATGATCATGTATGCAGCCGCACTGGTACTGGTTTTTCTCTTCCTGTCCAGCGCCGTCAAGATCCTGAACGAGTACGAACGGGGGGTCGTGTTCCGGCTCGGGCGCGTGATCGGGTCGAAGGGCCCCGGCCTCATCCTGCTCATCCCCGCCGTCGACAAGATGGTCCGGGTGGACCTGCGCGTCGTGGCGATGGACGTCCCCGCGCAGGACGTCATCACGCGGGACAACGTCACCATCAAGGTGAGCGCCGTCCTTTATTTCCGCGTCATCGACCCGAATCGGGCGATCGTCGGCGTGGAGAACTACCTCTACGCGACGTCCCAGCTCTCCCAGACGACCCTGCGGTCGGTCTGCGGCCAGGTCGAGCTCGACGAGCTTCTCGCGGAACGGGAGAAGATCAACGCGCACCTCCAGGAGATCCTCGACAAGGACACGGAGCCGTGGGGCGTCAAGGTCGCGAAGGTGGAGATCAAGAACATCGACCTGCCGCAGGAGATGCAGAGGGCGATCGCCAAGCAGGCCGAGGCCGAACGGGAACGGCGCGCCAAGGTCATCGACGCCGAGGGGGAGTTCCAGGCGGCCCAGAAACTTTCCGACGCGGCGAAGATCATCGGCCAGAACCCGATCGCCCTGCAGCTGCGCTATCTCCAGACGCTGCGGGAAGTGGCGGCCGAGAACAACTCGACGACCATCTTCCCCGTGCCGATCGACCTGCTCACGCCGTTCATGCAATTGGCGAAAATGGTGACCCCGGCGCCCCCGGGTGGAACGACGCCCCCCGCCGCGTAAGAGTTGCAGGCGACGCCCCGACACAGGCCACAGAGGGGTTTCCTCTGCGAGAAGTACGGCCGGGAGGAGTAACTGTAAGGTGCAAGCGCTTTCGAGGGACATTCCTGGAGGTTGTCGGTACTGCGGTTGGAGGAGTGTCCCTCGCCCACAACCCAGAAACCCACAAACCCGATATTGGGCCGCAGCCTTGGCGCTCCTCCTCCTCTCCGGCTGCGCGGGAGCGCCTTCGCGGGAGCCTGCGCACCGGGTGCCGCCTCCGGCGTCGCGGCCTACCGTCGGGCCCCCGCCGACGCGGCCGGGGATCGCCCCCCGGCCCGGTGCCGTCGTGGCATCTCCCTCCGAGGTGACGGGGACCCGGTTCATGCGTGTGCTCCTCTCGGGAGGGACATCGGGAGTCGTCCTCGAAGGGGAGACGATCCGGGCGTGGGGAATCGACGGGAGGCTGGCCGCCGAGGCGGCGGGTCGCGTCACCCTGACCGCGGTCGGGGAACGGATCCGATGGAACGGGTCGAGGCTCCTCGGCGACACCCTCGACGCGGCGGGGGCGCCGGACCTGCGCGTCGGGAAACGGAAAGCGGCCGGGCGGGTCCGCCTCCTCGCGCGGAAAGGGGTGCTGCTCGCCGTTGCCGTGGTGCCGATCGAGGCGTACGTCGCCGCCGTGGTCAGCCGGGAGGCCACGCCGCGGTTCCACCCGGAGGCGCTCGCGGCGCTGGCGGTGGCCGCGCGGACGTACGCCGCCGGGGCGGCCGCGAAGCCGCGCGACCCCGAGTACGACGTCGTCGGCAGCGTGGAAGACCAGGTGTTCGAAGGGATGGACGGGGTCGCGGCGGTCTTCCGGGAGGCCGCCGACCGGACGCGGGGGGTGGTGGTGCGGTACCGGGGCGAGCTCGCGCTGACGGTGTACCACTCCACCTGCGGGGGGCGGACCGAAAACGCCGGATCCGCCTGGGGGAAGGACGTCCCGTACCTGCGGGCGCAGCTCTGCGACGATTGCGCCGACAGCCCGGTCTATCGGTGGGGGTACCGGATGTCCGGGGCGGAGGGGCGCCGCGTGGCGAAGGCGCTCGGTGTCCCGCCCGGAAAGGATCTTCGGATCGCCGTGGCGGACCGCACGCCGACGGGACGGGCGAGCCGAGTCCGGATCTCCTCCAGCGGCGTCTCCCGCGAGCTGCAGGCCGCGGAGTTCCGGAAGGCGGCCGGGTACGCGAAGGTCCGCAGCCTGAAGATGGAGATCGTCCCCGTCGCCGGGGAGTGGCGGTTCACGGGGGAAGGGTGGGGACACGGCGTGGGGTTGTGCCAGTACGGAGCGGACGGGATGGCCCGGCGCGGGGCGGGGTTTCGCGAGATCCTCGCCCGCTACTATCCGGGGACCGAAGTGACGGGAGAGACGCCCTGAGGACCGACCTGCTGGAGTACGACCTGCCGGAGCGCCTCGTCGCGCAGCATCCGGCTCCCCGCCGACGCGACGCCCGCCTGATGACCCTGTCCCGCGCGACCGGGGACGTCGATCACCGCGTATTTTCGGAGTTGCCGTTCCTTCTTCGCCGCGGGGACCTGCTGGTCGTCAACGATACGAAGGTCCTCCATGGACGGCTCCGCGCGGCGCGCGCGACGGGCGGGGCCGTCGAGGTCTTCCTCCTGTCGCCCCTGCCGGAGGCCGGAGCCGTCGGGGAGGAACGGTGGGAGGCGCTCGCACGCCCTTCGAAGCGTCTGAAGGAGGGGGAGGAGTTCGAGGTCGGAGGCGCCCTGCGGGTCCGCCTCGCGCGCAGGCTCGACGAGGGACGCTGGGAGGTGCTCCTGTCCGGGGGAAATGTCCCCGTCGCGAAGGCGTTGGAGCGCGTGGGGGAGGTGCCGCTGCCGCCGTACATCCGGCGCCGCCCCGGCGATCCGGCGGCGAAGGAGGACGCCGTCCGGTACCAGACGGTGTTCGCGAGGAACCCCGGCTCGGTGGCGGCCCCTACCGCGGGACTTCATTTCGACGAGGATCTCGTGGGGGAACTCGCGACGGCGGGAGTCGGCGTGGCGCGGGTGACCTTGTCGGTCGGGTACGGCACCTTCTCCCCGATCCGCACGGAGGAGGTCGAGGAGTACGCGATCCACCCGGAACGGTACCGGTTGCCGCCGGAGGCGGCGGCGGAAATCAACGCCGCGCGCGGCCGCGGCGGACGCGTCGTCGCGGTGGGCACCACCAGCGTGCGGACCCTCGAGACGTGCGCGACGGAGGACGGCACGGTGACGTCGTCGGAGGGGACGACGCGGAAGTTCATCTTCCCCGGCTACCGGTTCCGGGCGGTCGACGCCCTGGTGACGAACTTTCACCTTCCGCGCTCCAGCCTCCTCGCCCTGGTGATGGCGTTCGCCGGCGTGGACGCGGTGCGGGCGGCGTACCGGGAGGCGGTGGCGCGGGAATACCGCTTCTACAGCTACGGCGACGCGATGTTCATCTCTTGAGGAGGGTCCTTTGACGCTCCGGTTCACGGTCGAGGCGCGGGACGGCGGGACCGCCGCGAGGGCGGGAACGATCTCGACCGACCGGGGCTCCCTGCGCACCCCGGCGTTCATGCCCGTGGGGACGGCGGCGACGGTCAAGGGGGTCTGGCCGGACCAGCTGCGGGAGATGGGGTACGGCTGCATCCTCGGCAACACCTATCACCTGTACCTGCGCCCCGGCCACGAGCGGATCCGCGGCCAGGGGGGACTCCACCGGTTCATGGGGTGGGACCGCCTGATCCTCACCGATAGCGGCGGGTTCCAGGTCTTCTCCCTCAGCGCGCTGCGGAAGGTGTCCGACGAGGCGGTGACGTTCCGCTCCCACCTCGACGGGTCGGCGCACACCCTCACCCCGGAGCTCGCGGTGGCGGTGCAGGAGGCGCTCGGGTCGGACGTGCGGATGGCGCTGGACGAGTGCGTGGAGTACCCGGCGGGCCGGGAAGAGGTCGAAGAGGCGGTGCGGCGGACGACGTTGTGGGCGACCCGCTCCCTCGCGGCGCGGACCTTCGAGGGCGGCGGCATGTTCGGGATCGTCCAGGGGGGGATGTTCCCGGACCTTCGGCGCCGCAGCGTAGAGGAGATCTGCGCCCTCCCGTTTCAGGGATTCGCCATCGGCGGGGTGAGCGTCGGGGAGGGGAAGGAACTCCAGCGCGAGACCGTGGCCGGGACGGCGCCGATGCTTCCCGCTTCCATGCCGCGCTACCTGATGGGGGTGGGAACGCCCGCGGACATCCTCTTCGCGATCGCGCGGGGGGTGGACCTGTTCGACTGCGTTCTGCCGACGCGCAACGCGCGAAACGGGATGATGTTCACCTCCGCGGGGCCGGTATCGATCAAGCAGGCCCGATACGCGGACGACTCCCTCCCGCCGGACGAACGGTGCGACTGCCCCACGTGCCGCGGTTTTTCCCGCGCGTACCTGCGCCACCTCTATCTCCAGCGGGAGATGCTGGGGTCGATGGCGATGACCGTGCACAACCTTCATTTCTACGCGCGGCTGATGCGGCGGGCGCGGGAGGCGATTTCCCGTGGAAATTTCGGGGAACTTGTGAAAGAATCAGGCGTTTCGGAAAACGAGTAGCGGCCAAGGAGGCAAAATCGTCATGTTCGTAACCGGTGTGGCGTACGCGATGGGCGGATCCCCTGGCGGCGGGGTCGGAGGCGGCGGTCTCATGGGGCTTCTCCCGATCCTGCTCATGTTCGTTATCTTCTACTTCCTGCTGATCCGTCCGCAGCAGAAAACGGCGAGCAAGCAACGCGATTTCATCAAGAACCTCAAGGTGGGCGACCGGGTGGTCACCACCGGCGGGCTGCACGGGGAAGTGAAGGGGCTGACCGAGACGACCATCACCCTCGAGATCGCCGACAAGGTCCGCGTGAAGGTCACCCGCAGCGCCGTTTCCGGCTCGAGCCAGGATGCGGCCGTCCCCGAGGCGCAGAAGCCCGCCTGACAAGGATACGGAAAGGAGCACCAGCGGATCATGTGGAAGAGCATCAACGGGAGAATCACGCTGATCGCCGTCCTCACGGCGGTCTCCATCATCATTCTCGTCCCCTCGCTGACCGACCGGGTCCCCGCGGGCTGGAAAGACCGGGTCCCCAAGATCAACCTCGGACTCGATCTTCAGGGCGGCGTGTTCCTGCGCCTGGCCGTCGAGATCGACAAGGCGATCGAGAACACCTCGATGCGTTACGCGGACGACGCGCGCGCCGTCTGCCGTGAAAAGGCGCTGCCGGTCCTCGCTTTCCAGAAGGCCGGGGACGGCGGGTTCTCCCTCCGGTTTCCCCCGGGCGACTTCGCCTCCCGCGCGCAGGCCACCCTCAAGGAGGAGTTCCCTTCCCTCGACGTGAGTCTCGGCGAGGTCAAGGCCGACGGGGCGACGGTGACCGCGCGGATGAAGCCCGCCGAGATCCAGGCGATCCGGACGAACGCGGTGGTGCAGGGGGTCGAAACGATCCGGAACCGGATCGACCAGTTCGGCGTCCGGGAACCCCAGATCATCGCGGAGGGGGAGGACCGGATCGTCGTGCAGCTTCCTGGCGTCAAGGACCAGCAGCGCGCGATCGAGCTCGTCGGCAAGACGGCCCTGCTCGAGTTCAAGCTGGTCGACGAGGGCGCGAGCGTGGAAGAGGCCCTCAAGGGGAACGTCCCCGAGGATGCCCAGGTGCTCTACCAGAAGTCGGTCGACCCGCAGAGCGGCCGGGCGACGAAGACCCCGATGGTCGTGAAGAAGCGGGCGCTGCTCACCGGCGACACGATCAAGACGGCGAAGGTGAACTTCGGCAACCAGGCCGGGGGCGCGCACGTCTCCCTCTCCTTCGATACCCGGGGGGCGAAGGTCTTCGACCGGGTGACCGCCGAGAACGTGAAGCGTCGGCTGGCGATCGTCCTCGACGACACGATCTATTCCGCGCCGGTCATCCAGGAACGGATCTCGGGCGGCGAGGCGCAGATCACCGGGAGCTTCACCCCGGAGGAGGCGTCCGACCTCGCGATCGTCCTGCGGGCCGGGTCGCTGCCGGCGCCGGTCAAGGTGATCCAGAACGTCTCCATCGGACCCTCTCTCGGTCTCGACTCGATCAATAAGGGAGTGCGGGCGGCGCTGATCGGCGCCCTGCTCGTCGTCGTGTTCATGGCGTTCTACTACAGGTTCGCCGGGATGGTGGCGGACTTCGCCCTCATCTTCAACATCCTCTTCCTCCTTTCGGGGATGGCCGCCTTCTCGGCGACCCTCACCCTGCCCGGCATCGCGGGGATCATCTTGGCGATCGGGATGGCGGTCGACTCGAACGTCCTGATCTTCGAGCGCATCCGCGAGGAGATCCGCGCGAAGAAGTCCGTTCGGGCAGCGATCGACGCCGGGTACGAAAAGGCATTCTGGACCGTGGTGGATTCCCACGTGACCACGCTGATCACGGCGGTGATCCTCTTCCAGTTCGGCACCGGGCCGATCAAGGGGTTTGCCGTGACGCTCTCCATGGGCGTGGCGATCAACCTCTTCACCGCGCTCGTGTGCACCAAGGTCGTGTTCGACTACCTCAACGCCAAAAAGCCGATGCAGGCGCTGAGCATTTAAGGAATACGGGGACGATTGACGATGATCGAACTGGTAAAAAACACCAAGATCGACTTCATGGGTCTGAAGAAATACGCCTTTTCTTTTTCCGCGATTCTGGTGATCCTCGGGATCGTGGGGACCGTGCAGATCTACCGCGGGAAGGCGAACCTCGGGATCGACCTGGCGGGCGGGACGTCGATCCAGTTGAAATTCCAGAAACCGTTCTCCATGGACGAGATCCGGACCCTCCTCGCGAAGGCGGGGCACGGTGAGGCGACCTTGCAGGAGGTTTCGGGAGAGAACATTCTCATGCTCAAATTGCGCGCCCTCGGAAAGCAGGACGAAAAGATGGTCGCCGAGCCGATGGTGAACCTCTTGCGGCAATCCCTCCCGGGCAACCCGTTCGTCGTTGAGAGCGTTTCGGAGATCGGGCCGGCCATCGGGCACAAGCTGCGCCAGGACGCCGAGCTGGCGATGCTGATTTCCGCGCTGGCGATCATCCTCTACCTGGCGTGGCGGTTCGAGTTCAAGTTCGGCGTTGCGGCGGCGATCGCCACCTTCCACGATATCTTCGCCATCGTCGGGATCTTCTGGATCCTCGGGATCGAGATGGATCTGCTCTTCATCACGGCGCTGCTCACCATCGGCGGGTACTCGTTGACCGACACGGTCGTCGTCTTCGACCGGATCCGGGAGAACATCCGGCTCCGGAAGAAGGGAACCTTCTCCGAGACGATCAACCTGAGCGTCAACGAGGTCCTCAGCCGGACCATCGTCACCTCGATGACCGTCTTCATCGCCGTCGTTACGCTGCTGGTCTTCGGCGGGATCGTCCTGCACAACTTCGCGCTGGCCCTCGCGATGGGGATCGTGATCGGGACCTACTCCTCGATCTTCGTGGCCAGCCCGGTTGTCGCCCTCTGGCGCGGCGAGAAGATGACCGAAGTGAAGAGGTGACCGGGGCGGAGGCTTGAAGGGGGCGGCGAAGCGGGAGTGGATCCTCCGCTCCCCCGATCCGGCCGCCGTCCGGGAGCTGTCGACCCGCCATGGCCTGGCCCCTGCGGCGTCGAAGGTGCTCGTCAACCGCGGGATCGTCGAACCGCGTGACGTCGAACGCTTCCTCTGCGGGACGCTCTCCGATCTCCCCGACCCTTCCCTCCTCAAGGATGTCGACAAGGCGGCGCGCCGCATCGCGGCCG
This genomic stretch from Deltaproteobacteria bacterium harbors:
- the secF gene encoding protein translocase subunit SecF, giving the protein MELVKNTKIDFMGLKKYAFSFSAILVILGIVGTVQIYRGKANLGIDLAGGTSIQLKFQKPFSMDEIRTLLAKAGHGEATLQEVSGENILMLKLRALGKQDEKMVAEPMVNLLRQSLPGNPFVVESVSEIGPAIGHKLRQDAELAMLISALAIILYLAWRFEFKFGVAAAIATFHDIFAIVGIFWILGIEMDLLFITALLTIGGYSLTDTVVVFDRIRENIRLRKKGTFSETINLSVNEVLSRTIVTSMTVFIAVVTLLVFGGIVLHNFALALAMGIVIGTYSSIFVASPVVALWRGEKMTEVKR